The following proteins are co-located in the Paludibaculum fermentans genome:
- a CDS encoding nucleoside phosphorylase — MQAKVNLPLLCHDLEAPAAFTAEGLVQSLRAARRLAAVPVPPICVLDFDGDLTDWLVRHRLVEPFEPWACFHTTMYWFEAEGIRCGIIARTIGGPYAVLIAEQLHVCGARLILGLTSAGRVSPTLPLPSLVIPTSAVRDEGTSFHYLPPSALVGAPTPVNDLLAEELRPLGIPVAQGCVWTTDAPYRETEDDLQKHANGGVLAVEMQTASLFAFAAARGARVVVVAHLTNAVDHQEEQFDKGTDEESFLLLKAMLRAGRRFLTAQ, encoded by the coding sequence ATGCAAGCGAAGGTCAACCTGCCGCTGTTGTGCCACGATCTCGAGGCTCCGGCGGCATTCACGGCAGAAGGGCTGGTCCAGTCCCTCAGAGCAGCGCGCAGGCTGGCCGCAGTCCCGGTTCCTCCCATTTGCGTCCTGGATTTCGACGGCGACCTGACCGACTGGCTGGTGCGCCACCGACTCGTCGAGCCCTTCGAACCCTGGGCCTGCTTTCACACCACGATGTACTGGTTTGAAGCAGAAGGCATCCGCTGCGGAATCATCGCCCGCACGATCGGCGGACCGTACGCTGTCCTAATTGCCGAACAACTCCATGTCTGCGGCGCGCGCTTGATCCTTGGGCTCACCTCGGCGGGCCGTGTCTCACCGACACTGCCCCTGCCGAGCCTGGTCATTCCGACGAGCGCCGTGCGCGACGAAGGAACCTCGTTTCACTACCTGCCGCCGTCGGCCCTGGTGGGTGCGCCCACTCCGGTGAACGATCTGCTGGCCGAAGAACTCCGTCCCCTGGGGATCCCGGTCGCTCAGGGCTGTGTCTGGACCACGGACGCGCCCTATCGCGAGACCGAAGACGACCTCCAGAAACATGCCAACGGCGGAGTGCTTGCGGTCGAAATGCAGACGGCCTCCCTGTTCGCGTTCGCAGCGGCAAGGGGAGCCCGTGTCGTAGTGGTCGCCCACCTGACGAACGCAGTCGACCACCAGGAGGAGCAGTTCGACAAGGGCACGGACGAAGAATCGTTCCTGCTGCTGAAAGCCATGCTTCGCGCGGGCAGGCGCTTTCTGACGGCGCAGTGA